TTTCTTATTAGGTTGTAAGCCTTTCTCCGACCGTACGGAATTGCTCCTGTATTTGTGGTCCCACCCCTCCTAACAGTTAATTTTCTTGTGTGTGTGATGATTATGTACAGACGTAAACAAACACATCAAAccaagaaaaagaaaaatggaATACGAAGAAAAAACACAATCAAGCAAGTACACATCTTTGCTGAGTTATTCAGATACCACCATTTCGTTACCCAGTTCACAGTAATCTTCTCACTCACGcttccatttttttctgCCCAACTTTGTGCCCTTATTAAAGAGATATTCAtgttatttctttttataacATATTTTCGATATTGTTCTGTGGTTGATTAGTGTTCGTCTCTTTCATGAGAGCGTAAATAGGTAACTGTTTTCTAGTGGTAGGTGCACCCTTcacatttctttttttccagatattatttcttgTAGAGTTTTAATCTTTCTGCGAATGTTTTCTACTTTACTGGAAAAAAGCAATTATGCAATCTCAGACcattatgtttttttacGAAATGGCTACTAATACTAGTGAATGCtgcaattttattaaacttTCGTAAtactatttcaaaattccgagtttataattcaatcttttatttttttcccGCCTTCCGTAGTTCTACGACTTCACTATTGATTcttatcaaatattctCTTCCGTCCTTCCTTCtccattttattattagcaGCAAATTTGGAAAAGAGGCATAATTACCTAAATGACGCAGGgatcaaaaattataatatacgtaaatttatatttttattttttattcttattttattcacagatataaatattatttttactgCAATAGCCCACAACCCCAATGCCCAAACTGTAAGGctttattcattattaaaacatCTGATATtcattgtatttttttgtttggTAAGAAACTCCCGTATTCACTAATTGTGTGTGCCAAGTGTCGAAAAGTTAACAGATCTATCTCCTTCTCTCAACTATGCATGCAGCTAATCtacatttattttcaatatcatcaatcatcatcttttgtttcttaaaataaaattaaaggaaaaCTTATGCTATTACGAAAggtatatttataaatgcAAACAAATCATATGTATCTGTGTTAACGCAAAACTAAAGACCTCTTGACTACTATCCATCACGGTTACataacaaaacaaaacaaaacaacACATATAgctttttgaaaaaaacatttattTAGTTAACTGATAGAACTACTATACTAAAGgctttatttatttattttttttaaataaaggTGTTTGCATCGATCTATCAGGTCTACCAAACATGACAAAGCTagaaaatacaaataagTCACGTTCAGATCTTCTGCCCTCAAATGACATATACAATATGAACAATAATAACGAAACAAAAGGTTCGTTGCACTCACACTCCGAAACAACCAAGATTTTACAGGATTCTAATATAGATGAGCATGAAgatataaattcaatttttggCAATAATGATAGTTACGAAAATGAAACTATGTCACATGTCAATACAAATGCATCAGACAGCAATTATATGATGGAGTTAGGTGATGTTTCAGATCAATCTTCAgataaaagtaataaaaatctaaacaataaaatagaCGAGTTGGATGAAAATTCTCCTCCTCACTCAAGATTCACACgtaatgataaaattatgCTTATAGCTCAATGTGCTTTTACAGGGTTTTTTTCAAGTATTGCAGGTGCAATTTACTATCCGGTTTTAACACTGATCGAAGGccttttcaaaattactGAAGAACAAGCTAATATCAGCGTCGTCgtctattttattttccaaGGTATTGCTCCAATTATCGTCGGTAATTTAGCGGATACAAACGGAAGACGGCCATTGATCTTGAGTTGtctattaatttatttctgtGCATGCGTAGGTCTAGCCAGTTGTAACACATACGCTCAATTAATTGGGTTAAGATGTTTGCAAGCTGCCGGGATTGCTCCAGTAATTGCTATCAATAGTGGTATTGCTGGGGATATTACAACCAGGAGAGAAAGAGGTAGTTATATCGGTTATGTTTCAGGGTTTGTTGTTATTGGTTCTGCTTTTGGTGCTTTGATCGGTGCAGGTTTATCCTCAACATGGGACTGGAGAGctattttttggtttttggCAATTGGTTCAGGTGTCTGCGTTATCTActcaattattttatttccaGAAACAAAAAGATCAATTGTCGGTAACGGATCAATTGCTCCAAAATCTATACTTAATAAATGTGTTATATTGAGTATACCAGCTGTAAGAAGAAAATGGCATTTAGATAAACCAGAATATAATACATTAGAACCTCCAAAGAAATCCAAAGCTTTTCCTATTTTTGAAATCCTAAAACACAAAGAAATGATTATATTACTAATAGTTGCAGGTTTACAATTCTCTATGTGGACAACACACCAGACCAGTTTAACAACCGTATTAAGCAAAAGATACAATCTAACTGTTGCTAAAATTGGTTTATGTTTCTTACCTACAGGTATATGTACCATGATTAGTGTTATTACTTGTGGTAAATTTCTAAACTACGCTTATAAAAAGGACATTGCAAAGTACGAGTTGTGGATAAAAGATCAAAGAGAAATACTACTTCAggaaaataatgaagatgagGATAAGGTAgatgaaataatttttaatgatcCAAAATATACCTTTAATATCTGCAGATCTAGATTGAAACCAGCTTTCGTAACATTATTCCTAAGTAGTTGTGGTTTTATCGCATTTGGATGGTGTATTGAAAAGAGAGTACCTTTGGCTGCTGTGCTAGTGACAAGTGGGTTTTCTTCATTGTTTAGCAACTGTATCTTGACAATGTCCACTACTGTTTGCGTTGACTTGTTCCCTAGTATTTCCACAACCGCTACTGGttgtttgaatttatttagATGTTCCATGTCTGCAATTTTAATCGCATGTCTAAGCAAAATGGTTAGCAAAATGAACTACGGTGGTGTTTTTACATTTTTAGGAGCACTAACGGGTGTTTCCTCATTTTTGCTACTAATAACTGTTAGAAATGGCAAAGAGCTAACTTTCTACAGAAATAAActaaattataattgatGATATTGTTAAGTACATTACCGTTAAGGATTATATATGTTGAATATCCTtataaagttattataGATCCCATAGTCATTTTACATACATCCAAACTCTGTTTGATTTAgcattttaaatatttagaatatatatatatcataaaATACACAGCTTTTACTGACTAttcttattttataattataaaacaatatcaaaCTTATATTTAACACAGTTAAAAATGACAATGGAAGATGGTCATACTTCGGAGTTTTACGATTGTGCAACTGCGATCCCTTGTGCATCCGGCAAACGTATTATATAGTTATGTTATGTATGCTAAAGATAtccaataaaaataattaattcttcttctcaCCATTTTAATAGTTCcacaaatttattttataatactTAGCAATATACAAAGATATACTATTAAAAACTTTTTGCTCCTAAATTTTATGATTTTTGCCTTTGTTATTATGAAATTATCTACAATGAGTCTATTGAGAAGCACATTGAACACCTTCACCATgttgttcttcttcatcagaaTCGTAACTCCTACCTGATCTACCCTTAGATTTGCTGTATTTAGTTGGGTCAAAGTCCGATAAGACACATTCATCTATGGAAGCCTTTGCTGGGATAGAAACTGGAGTTCTAGCTGGTAAAATGTTTTCTAattcctttaatttatcCTCAGTGgcaaaattattttctgggaatttaattttgaaagtaacaattaaattacCGTAACCACCGTACTTTGGAACTGGCATACCTTTACCTTCGATGACCTTCTTCATACCCGATGAGATGACTTCACCTGGAACAGTGGAAACCTTTAACCAATCACCTGAAACATGTTGGATTGCAAATTCACCACCTGCTATGGcagttaataaatcaatttcagcttcatataataaatcatcGCCGGCTCTCTTGAAGTGCTTGTGTGGCTTTTCAACAACAACGAAAATGACATCACCCGGAATAACATCTGGAGCTTGGTCAGCTTCACCTTTGAATACAATTTTTTGACCTTCTCTCATACCTGGTTCAACATGGACTTCCAATACCTTTCTTTCATTGGCAATCTTCTTACCTTTACAATCCTTACATCTATCTTTTGGATCAATGATATCACCGGAACCATGACAAACATCACATTCAGTTTGGAATCTTTGAATCATTGGACCCATTTGTCTGGTGACGAATTTTATACCTTGACCGTTACAACTAGTACACTTCTTGACAGCGCCAGCCTTACCACCACGACCCTCACAGGTTTTACATAAGATTTGTTTGTTTAGAGCTAGTTTAGCAGTTCTACctttatataattcttCCAAAGtgttttgaatttcatGCTTAATATCTCTACCTCTTTGTGGACCCGATGGTCTTTGAGCACCTGCACCACCAAAGAATTGAGAAAAGATATCGTCACCGAAACCAAAGCCACCACCTGGGAAACCACCAGCGCCGCCACCGTTTAAACCTTCTTCACCATATTGGTCATACACCTCTCTCTTTTGTGAATCGGATAAAACTTCATAAGCAGCAGAGCATTCTTTAAACTTTTCAGCAGCCTCTTCACTTGGATTTTTATCTGGATGGTACTTCAAAGCTTGTTTTCTATAACcctttttaatttcagtTTCTGAAGCATTTGGAGAAACACCTAATAAATCGtaaaattttgtttctttaacCATTTTCTGcttttttctattatttgGATTTGAGGAATTCAACTTGAAAAGGTGATTATGATATCTGTTGATATAATTGACAAAATTAGTGTAagattacaaaataaaaatttaaaacctTAGGTACCAAcgaattatttaaagactgttctaatatatatatatatataattattgacatatatatatatatatatatgtataaagaaaagttaaattagtaatgaaaatttttttgcagATGTGATAATGGATCTTCAACATGTAATGAATAGAActtcaaagaagaaaagagCAAAGCAAAGATGAGATTGcaaactaataataatatttcattcaatgtaataaaagtttcaaatttacagtttatatatttaattcttgTGAGCTCAATGACAATAATTGTATTGTGGTGAAATTTTTTGCTTTGTATTTTGtatacataataataaaatagtcAAAAAGCttgaaaatttgaaaatcGATGGGTAGATATTTGAGAAACAAGATTTTGAGTAATATTTGTACGGATGTTTATTACTTaaatttcatcaaaattgaaaaactttcataaaatttgataaatttggaTTTTTGGATTTTTGGTTTTTCTATAAAACACACATACCAAAGACGTAGAATAACCTGCAGACATGATCGCTTGATTGGATGGATTTCGATTTATCGTCTCGTCATAGttaagaagaagaagtttcTGGAAGAAGTTTCTGGAAAAGCTGAAAAAACGAAAGAGTAAAGAGAGGATGAGTGAGAGCATATGTGAGGGTAACTTGGAGAAGGAAGGGTCACAACGCTAGTTTTGAgtctttttatttgattatttgattatttttcttttggtgttacaaaaaaatagataTCGGAAAGTACTGATAAGCGTATGAGCGATAGCAAATGACAAAAAACAGACTTTTGTGTCTAAATGGAAATTATTCTTTAGAATCATATAATTCTAGTTTTGTTAAAAGTTATATTTGCTGTACTTATTATACTAATAGTGATAATATCACTAGAATTTGACTTTGTGCAGACacaaatttaattattacaCTTATGCTTATTCTATCCTCTATATACTATGCATtcatattatatttattgtttatgTGATTCAggttcattatttaatacaaTTTTTGAGATGGACATTGGTTTACATTtgtattcttttttaaCCGATTTTTGTTCGTCAGAAGTAATAGTATCCTTGTTTATCGATggttttgtttttgttacTAATTTAGTTTTAGTCTTAGTCTTAATTTTAGTTTTGCtctttgttttcaattttgtttttgtttttgattttaatgaattctcATTTTGGTTTAcaaaatttgattgaaTTGATGAAAGGATGTTCTCTAAGTCGgtcatttttttcactgTTAAATCTTTATACATGcaaatttcatttaatgcTAGTGTTACCAATTGTTCCACACCTTTAATTGAGGTTGCTACACCTAATCGTAATTGATcgatattttgtttttccatttgaaaaattgcaTCTTGTGAggaaattaaatcattaatCATATTAGTTATTTTTTGCTTATTAGAAGTCAAAATAGCAGTAACTTCCTTTTcgttattttttgaagtaTCACGTAATGGTtgtaaaaaatttgaaggATCTTTATAATATGATCTAATATGACTATCCGATTCATCTAAGTGCAAATTACCTTCTTTATTCATTTGAAGTTGAGTTGAATCACCGCTGTCTATCTGAGATAAGGTTTTATGATTTTTCAGTACAATATTCCCATTAGAAAACCCATAAGTGTTTCGTAATCGTATTTGTAAATTGTTTAATCTTATGGTATTTTCTGATTTTGTCGTGTCCGATTCAATTTTAGTATAATCCAGTTTGGATGCTCTTGAGTTAAGAACTTTAAATCGATCATTACACTGTCTACTATTTCGTTCAAATGAATGTTCTTGTTTCAACAGTGTAGATATTTTGACCCAAAATCTTTTCATTGgtttataatattcaacAAAAGTTAATAAGTTAGAATTTTCAAGAAGTACCTCGATCAAAGCGCAGTCTTCTTCAATCTTCCATTTATTTCTCTTTTGTCGtgcatttattttattatcagaTATATTAAGTTTACTTGAATAATCAATACTATTcgattttcttttaattaaatttttaccaaatccaattattttgaaattcgAAGATTGTGTCCTAGGTAGAGTAGATTCAGATGGATATcgaatattattttgggGCAATTGATTTGCTAAAAGATGAACTCCAAATGAATTCTCTTCTTGAgaaattcttctttgatAGTTATGCGATATATTTTGTGGGTTTGCACTGTACATATActtatcattatcattcCTTTCGACgtattgattatttaagCTGTCATTTGTAACTAGATAGAGATTTTGTCGATTTCGTATATTATCAATTCCCATTGGCATTTGATTAACAGGAGCtctatttattatattcgGGGATGCCTgttgattataattttgTGAATAAGCGGGAGAACCGACATTGTTGTAATTAGAATAGTGCGgttgatattgatttagCGGAACTCTGTTTTGGTTATGTtccaatatatttattaaagtcGACTGATTATTAGGTGCTTGAGAACTCTTTTGTACATAGTAATTATGATTATTGAGTTCTGAATTTTGtgaattcattgaatcTCCAAATAACCgtatataaattataattcaGTAATGTATGTCAAAGTTGTTAAAGTACCGCcacaaaaaaaaaagatgtggaataatgatattctatttatgattttatttaagtttctgatatatcaaattataCAAATACAGATTTGTAAGCGTATTGACATTAATTGGTTTATATGCAATTCAATAGTGAAAATAAACAGGCAATATGTGTAGGTGTAATGCAATAAAATAGTTTATTATACTCATTTGAATGTTTAAGAAGTTAactataaataaaatacgaaaaagaaacagcaaagtttatcaataaagcaatatatatatatatatatccaCACACATAATGAtcatatattaaaaaatatgtttaaAGTAATTTTTATCTAGAAATTCGAtgatcatatatatatatgctctctttatatatatattaatttgttAGTTGCCTcaatatgtatatttttttactccaaagatattaaattttgcTACCAGTAAAAAAAAGCACATATCTATATCTATAAACAAGAAAATGTTATAGAAATGACGAAATCCATAGATCCAAGGCAATATGggaaaataaataattggaTATCAGTAAAAGTGACTAcaaataaagttaaaatttaatcaaCAATCACATAAACCAAGAGTTCTTTTAACTTCAAATCTATTAATTACTCAGCATTGAAAGTGcaagaaatcaaataatcTAGTTAAAGAATTACGAAAAAAGCACAATCGAATCCAATTAGCATATTTAACCAATTCCCTTATTAAAAGCATCGTATGATTAAAGTCAACTCGGGATTAGCtacatatttaaatgaataacAACAGCAAAAAAAAGCAAATTGAGATTAACTTCCGAAATTCAATAGATACATAGGGATATATGAAAGAAGCTGAGCAATTCAGAACAAATAATggattgattttaaaactttGGCGTGTTCATTGATCTTTCCTTAAactaaaaaagaaaacgGAAAGTGGTATTGACTTTGAAGAGGATGCAGAGAACGTATGAGAATAGTAAGTAAATAGatcaaatattgtaatGATTTTGTAACTCaaacaataatacaaatcaaaacaaaaaacaaatttaaaactaGTGTGGTTAACTAATTCTTCAGGGACTTAAAAGTaagtttcaataaaaaCGTTCCAGTATAAGTTCAAATAGcattactattttttttattataaagaaACGAAACGTCTATTGGtgtcaataaatatatcaaagcATATATTcgtatattatatttattgcAGATGTTTTTCTTGAATGCTTTAACTTCATAACTACTTATTTTTTACTGGCCATATAGCGTAGCTGTGGCAGTAGCAGAAGTTGAGGTAGTAGTAGTACATAAAACGCAGATGGAGTGAAAAAGAGTACAGAAGTGATTCAATGAATTGTGCAAGAAGTGATTGAATCAATCTTAAATAGACATTATTGTAAAAAGCaatttctatttttttgttctttctttcttttgttttcattcacaaatataaattaagtGTCCCTCTTCCGATTTTACCTGTGTGTCCCTCGACAATGTAAAAGCTACATTAACGAAAGATGCGACAATAGAGTATTTCctatataatattatatttccAGTATTTTTTGTCggtattttctttatttctttttatattttgtagGCGCGATACTCTATATAGCTATTTCCTAAACCGTACAAAAGATAAGAAAGTTTTGTGTGTAAGACAAGGAGGCAAAGAAATGGTATATATggatttttgttttcttatcttttttttccTGCTTAAAGCATATACCATTTTAGGATATAGAGTTGGCACTTCAATATGCACGGCACCACTACAATCATTATTGTCTACGAAAATATTTGGGAAGAATATGCATAGTACCAGAGATAGGCGCACAGTATTTAATGTTTCTACTAATGCAGGtgtattgttttttttttaattattgagAGTAACTTTCCAACAGATCTTTCCTCTTGCTGCATCCATATCAGTTACATTTATTAACCAACCACAGTCCCACAGGAATTGTGTTTTTGTGATTTGCTACCTGTAtttgttcattcaactTGACTTTCTTCTACATCTATAAGTATAGATGGTTGTAGTGCGGTATATGAACAAGGTCATCATGCACTTAGATTCTAGTTACTAAGATACAATCCGCAGAGTGTCAACACAAGCCTTGTGTCTACTTAGCGTATGTAGGTAACCAATTAGATCCGATCCTCCTCTGTCCCCCCTGCATAAATACTCTACGCAGCGAATTTGCACATTAGAAATATAGCAGTTGCgaaatattgattatacAATATTGTATTATCTATACTTGTGCTGTTCAATTATCATCTCACGccaatattatcaaatacaTAAGCAATTaagcaaaaaaaaacatCTAAGTCAATTACTACAACTTGAAAGAGAACCAAAAAGACTAATAACAATAGAGGTAGCCAAAGGTATTAttactttttattttcaagCGATTCCGAGATTTCTTTCAAATGTGTTCTACATGATACGTAGTATGATTTTTATCTTTCCTGGGAATTTCTTAGAGATCATAAACGacaaaaaattagaaatgtAAATGATGTAgcttcttttttttgatcTTGACGGAAGCGGAACTTGGAAAGAGAAAGTTAAATAGATATGTTTATCTATTGcacatttattaattgaattatcaaTGAATATTTCTGGCTACAGCTTTTTCTCTGCAAACTGTTCATCGCCGTTCGAAGTAATAAGTACTCCTTATCAACCTCATACAAAATTGTGtttgttaatattaaacaaacACATTAGCAGTGATATTAAATCTTGCACGAAGCATTTAGATTcgtttaaaaaaataaaaacaaaatctTACTTTTTCAGATAGAGAAGGATCGTGGAAGCACTCTCTTTCACTCTCCGCGCTCCCCATAataatgtatttattttattctttcaaGTGTTATCGAAATGCTATGAAACATACCATACGCACATTGTATTTgtatgaataatatttgttttcCGATTATAAAGATACTGTTACTCTAATGTTAGATAAACATTTGTATATGTACAAACATGTCTTAGTTTACACGTGATTAATTATTACTACAATTCCTATTAGTAACATCAGAGTATGTTCATAAAATGATTGAACTttgatttttaaaaaaggaacatataatattgatatgatgatgatttgTTGCAAGCCACTCACTTTCTTATGTCAAAAGAGGTCATAACTATGAATCTCTTTTGTTGAAActcaataaatttgatgCCACGAATTAGTCCAAGGGTAATGCATGAtgcatttaaaataaattactGTTTgccattattattacctGAATGTAGAACTATTGAGAATGCTCAACAAGAATATAAATGGATACACTCTGAATTGTCTCTTAAATCAGCATCTTTAAACGAATTGgataaaacaattaaattagCGTGTATCCAGAGATTCCATCACGTCCCTCTCCAATATATCTTGAGATCACAACCATTTggttatataaatatatcttgtaaaaaaaatgttttgatACCAAGATGGGAGACTGAAGAGTGGACATTGGATTTTGTTAATTcgattaaaaaatataaaaactcAATTGAGTCATTATATTCtcaacaaaataaattaaatgtGGTCGATCTTTGTACTGGTACGGGTTGTATTGCTTTATTATTAAGACACGAATTCAACAAAATACTGGATAAACCCAACATTGTCCAAATTTCTGCGTTTGATTGTTCGAAACATGCATTGAGGTTGGCAGATCACAATAAGCAACACTCTGCTAATG
The nucleotide sequence above comes from Tetrapisispora phaffii CBS 4417 chromosome 3, complete genome. Encoded proteins:
- the QDR2 gene encoding cation transporter (similar to Saccharomyces cerevisiae QDR2 (YIL121W); ancestral locus Anc_2.241), which encodes MTKLENTNKSRSDLLPSNDIYNMNNNNETKGSLHSHSETTKILQDSNIDEHEDINSIFGNNDSYENETMSHVNTNASDSNYMMELGDVSDQSSDKSNKNLNNKIDELDENSPPHSRFTRNDKIMLIAQCAFTGFFSSIAGAIYYPVLTLIEGLFKITEEQANISVVVYFIFQGIAPIIVGNLADTNGRRPLILSCLLIYFCACVGLASCNTYAQLIGLRCLQAAGIAPVIAINSGIAGDITTRRERGSYIGYVSGFVVIGSAFGALIGAGLSSTWDWRAIFWFLAIGSGVCVIYSIILFPETKRSIVGNGSIAPKSILNKCVILSIPAVRRKWHLDKPEYNTLEPPKKSKAFPIFEILKHKEMIILLIVAGLQFSMWTTHQTSLTTVLSKRYNLTVAKIGLCFLPTGICTMISVITCGKFLNYAYKKDIAKYELWIKDQREILLQENNEDEDKVDEIIFNDPKYTFNICRSRLKPAFVTLFLSSCGFIAFGWCIEKRVPLAAVLVTSGFSSLFSNCILTMSTTVCVDLFPSISTTATGCLNLFRCSMSAILIACLSKMVSKMNYGGVFTFLGALTGVSSFLLLITVRNGKELTFYRNKLNYN
- the YDJ1 gene encoding type I HSP40 co-chaperone YDJ1 (similar to Saccharomyces cerevisiae YDJ1 (YNL064C); ancestral locus Anc_2.243), coding for MVKETKFYDLLGVSPNASETEIKKGYRKQALKYHPDKNPSEEAAEKFKECSAAYEVLSDSQKREVYDQYGEEGLNGGGAGGFPGGGFGFGDDIFSQFFGGAGAQRPSGPQRGRDIKHEIQNTLEELYKGRTAKLALNKQILCKTCEGRGGKAGAVKKCTSCNGQGIKFVTRQMGPMIQRFQTECDVCHGSGDIIDPKDRCKDCKGKKIANERKVLEVHVEPGMREGQKIVFKGEADQAPDVIPGDVIFVVVEKPHKHFKRAGDDLLYEAEIDLLTAIAGGEFAIQHVSGDWLKVSTVPGEVISSGMKKVIEGKGMPVPKYGGYGNLIVTFKIKFPENNFATEDKLKELENILPARTPVSIPAKASIDECVLSDFDPTKYSKSKGRSGRSYDSDEEEQHGEGVQCASQ
- the RPI1 gene encoding Rpi1p (similar to Saccharomyces cerevisiae RPI1 (YIL119C); ancestral locus Anc_2.244) produces the protein MNSQNSELNNHNYYVQKSSQAPNNQSTLINILEHNQNRVPLNQYQPHYSNYNNVGSPAYSQNYNQQASPNIINRAPVNQMPMGIDNIRNRQNLYLVTNDSLNNQYVERNDNDKYMYSANPQNISHNYQRRISQEENSFGVHLLANQLPQNNIRYPSESTLPRTQSSNFKIIGFGKNLIKRKSNSIDYSSKLNISDNKINARQKRNKWKIEEDCALIEVLLENSNLLTFVEYYKPMKRFWVKISTLLKQEHSFERNSRQCNDRFKVLNSRASKLDYTKIESDTTKSENTIRLNNLQIRLRNTYGFSNGNIVLKNHKTLSQIDSGDSTQLQMNKEGNLHLDESDSHIRSYYKDPSNFLQPLRDTSKNNEKEVTAILTSNKQKITNMINDLISSQDAIFQMEKQNIDQLRLGVATSIKGVEQLVTLALNEICMYKDLTVKKMTDLENILSSIQSNFVNQNENSLKSKTKTKLKTKSKTKIKTKTKTKLVTKTKPSINKDTITSDEQKSVKKEYKCKPMSISKIVLNNEPESHKQ
- the MTQ1 gene encoding S-adenosylmethionine-dependent methyltransferase (similar to Saccharomyces cerevisiae MTQ1 (YNL063W); ancestral locus Anc_2.245); the protein is MPRISPRVMHDAFKINYCLPLLLPECRTIENAQQEYKWIHSELSLKSASLNELDKTIKLACIQRFHHVPLQYILRSQPFGYINISCKKNVLIPRWETEEWTLDFVNSIKKYKNSIESLYSQQNKLNVVDLCTGTGCIALLLRHEFNKILDKPNIVQISAFDCSKHALRLADHNKQHSANEPLDISIKKMNVLRDKIDLKEYQNRKIDILLCNPPYIPRSQFIRHTSKSVRFFEPKLALIGNEEFYENLVDIWLSNINSFIYEVGNQEQIDLVKKLVSKNRHIVGDWVVDQKNDSNRQPRLVFGYRNTSSDKCQLLKHIFDNFSKLKEAHFYD